A stretch of Zonotrichia leucophrys gambelii isolate GWCS_2022_RI chromosome 19, RI_Zleu_2.0, whole genome shotgun sequence DNA encodes these proteins:
- the LHX1 gene encoding LIM/homeobox protein Lhx1, which yields MVHCAGCKRPILDRFLLNVLDRAWHVKCVQCCECKCNLTEKCFSREGKLYCKNDFFRCFGTKCAGCAQGISPSDLVRRARSKVFHLNCFTCMMCNKQLSTGEELYIIDENKFVCKEDYLNNSNTAKENSLHSATTGSDPSLSPDSQDPSQDDAKDSESANVSDKETGSNENDDQNLGAKRRGPRTTIKAKQLETLKAAFAATPKPTRHIREQLAQETGLNMRVIQVWFQNRRSKERRMKQLSALGARRHAFFRSPRRMRPLVDRLEPGELIPNGPFSFYGDYQSEYYGPGSNYDFFPQGPPSSQAQTPVDLPFVPSSGPSGTPLGAMDHPLPGHHPSSEAQRFTDIMSHPPGDSPSPEPNLPGSLHSMSAEVFGPSPPFSSISVNGGANYGNHLSHPPEMNEAAVW from the exons ATGGTTCACTGTGCAGGCTGCAAAAGGCCGATCTTGGACCGGTTTTTGTTGAATGTACTGGACAGGGCTTGGCATGTGAAGTGTGTTCAGTGCTGTGAATGTAAATGCAATTTGACAGAGAAATGCTTTTCGCGAGAAGGCAAGCTTTACTGCAAAAACGACTTCTTTCG GTGTTTCGGGACCAAGTGCgcgggctgtgcccagggcatcTCCCCCAGCGACCTGGTCCGCAGGGCGCGGAGCAAAGTGTTCCACTTGAACTGTTTTACGTGTATGATGTGTAACAAGCAACTCTCCACCGGCGAGGAGCTCTACATCATAGACGAGAACAAGTTTGTCTGCAAAGAAGATTACCTAAATAACAGCAATACTGCCAAAGAAAACAGCCTGCATTCAG CCACCACCGGCAGTgaccccagcctgtcccccGACTCTCAAGACCCCTCCCAGGACGACGCCAAGGACTCGGAAAGCGCCAACGTGTCCGACAAGGAGACGGGGAGCAACGAAAACGACGACCAGAACCTGGGGGCCAAGCGGCGGGGACCGCGCACCACCATCAAAGCCAAACAGCTAGAGACTCTGAAAGCCGCCTTCGCggccaccccaaaacccacgcGGCACATCAGGGAGCAGCTGGCGCAGGAGACCGGCCTCAACATGCGGGTCATCCAG GTGTGGTTCCAGAACCGGCGCTCCAAGGAGCGGCGGATGAAGCAGCTGAGCGCGCTGGGCGCCCGGCGACACGCGTTCTTCCGCAGCCCGCGCAGGATGCGGCCGCTCGTGGACCGGCTGGAGCCCGGCGAGCTCATCCCCAACGGGCCCTTCTCCTTCTACGGAG ATTATCAGAGCGAGTATTACGGCCCTGGAAGCAATTACGATTTCTTCCCGCAAGGACCGCCCTCGTCCCAAGCGCAGACCCCCGTGGATCTCCCGTTCGTGCCCTCCTCGGGGCCGTCAGGGACCCCGCTGGGGGCCATGGACCACCCCCTGCCCGGACACCACCCCTCGAGTGAGGCTCAGCGCTTCACCGACATCATGTCGCACCCCCCGGGGGACTCGCCCAGCCCCGAACCCAACCTGCCCGGCTCCTTGCACTCCATGTCCGCGGAAGTTTTTGGCCCCAGCCCCCCATTTTCGTCGATATCCGTCAACGGTGGTGCTAACTACGGCAATCACTTGTCCCACCCTCCAGAGATGAACGAAGCGGCTGTGTGGTAG